In Pieris rapae chromosome 10, ilPieRapa1.1, whole genome shotgun sequence, the genomic window TCAATCGGGTCTGAATACTAATAGTGAGCACTAAAGTCTGGGGCTTTGCATTTTGCATGTCGAAAAATATTACGCAATTtctaaaacatacataaatactcATAATTGTCTAAAAAGTCttccaaattttttaatttctaggccttagatttctgtatcagtctcatgattattattcaatttaatctTACTTAGTAGATGAACTGATGATGAAAAATCTTCTGTGCCGGAAAAacgccgtcgattttttgggtttaatgcaagccggtttccttacgatgttttctttcaccgttcgagcgaattttaaatgcacacatagaaaaaaactcCATTGATGCGCAGCTGGGATAAAGCCACTATGCCAACAATGTTTTGGTAATAATGCAATTAATTTCTAACCCGCAATAAAACTTTCTTtagttattagtttatttcatTACACACAAACAATTAGATGATCATAGTCAATCGACAGGAAAGAAACAcattcacaaaataaaatatacatcaattatataaataattataaaaataaataaaataacattatataataacaaaaatagtaatatttaaacaaaactcaCTTGTTCTTTggatgtttatttttactctgTGAAACGACAGATATACGcgaataataacttttaactATATGGATAATGACTGATACCGAGGTCAGCCAAATTATGATAAtactgatttaaaaacatacactCTACTAACACCTTCAGAATTCACATTTTCTTTGAACtttcttctttaaataaataaatattttccaaccaattcgacttagggtccttcaagaaaagagcataccaattcttaaaaggccagcaacgctcTCGCAAACCCTCTGGCATTTTGccccgtttgcccccctataaaaaaaattaagttctcGCCAGACATCTGACAGTGACAAATGAGATCACTTTCTGACTACTCCTGTATTCTGTATAGCtttgttttttcatttttcttaaCGAAATCCTTTCCTTTATAATACCCACATTTGAGGCCACTAGTCACTAGTAAGTTACACTATgtggtatttttaaaaagtcaaTCAATAGTGATTCGTCCAAatcttcaatttattattattagcagaTGTGGGCTGAAgcaaatttatagaaaattaattaattacagcattgtgtttattttctatttgaaaTGTAATGGCTAATACAATTTACGACTAACAAGAACAACTGTTAGATTTAAGATTAATTCTTAATTGTGTTTTGATATATTGTAGTGAGAAAATGCAAGTCGTTAAGTCTGTTATGTAATTggtatgaaataatataaatacgtcTAACCTAGtggaaatatgtatttaaagttgaataaaatatataaaagttaggTTACATAagcaaattacattaaaagttttaaatgcgTAAAATGagctaaatattaaattttatatctcaGAAAAAATTGATCTAAATACCTATATTATAGTggatgatttttttgtattaaaacatattaaccGTCCTTGCTGGTATGACTTCTCTATCATCTCAATTTTAACCAATACTTAAAAGGAAAAAAGCTGTTTCATCCGAAATCATAGAACATAGTATTctatatgataattttatatttgtcatTATAAAGCCtacagtaatttaatacaataatttaatgcgtttcgtaatcaaaaataaatttgtgtaaaaaaagtaatacaaCAGGAACTTAATTgcaattcatttaattataaggatCATTGTTCAGAACATCCGCTGTACAACCTTCACATTGATTACGTAAATTACATCATGTAGACTCAAAGCGTGCTGCGCGTTACAAATTTGACGCCCCAAGCAGTAAGATTGATACAATTCTCTCTCGTAACGTCTCCACTATATATTGAGGTTTATACCTATGCTAATTCAACAGTTTCACTGCCGAGGTCTTAGAAGAAGgttcaaaatgtttaaagtaCGACTggaacatttataataatttcattaatatttaaaaaaataaatctaatttattatatttattacagatcTTAGTTGTTTCATCGATTATTGCGGCCTGTTTCGCCGAGGAACACGGTTACAGATATAGGCCAGTACATGCAGATTATAGATACCCACAACATGCCAATGAACCGGCACCGATACGTGAAGAAGCACACGCAGAACATGGCCATCCACTTTCCTCACAGAGTGTCGTGCACTATCCAGCTGTGACAGAAGAATCTCAATCGCAGGAAGCCTACCAATACGTGACACCGGAACCATACAAACAGTATTACCAGGCTAATGAACACGCACAGGAAGCCCACAAAAGCGTTCACGCTCACTATCCAGGTCCCCAGCATCAGCCACAGATCAAATACGTTCATGTCCCCGTTCAACAGTACCATGCCCAGGAGGAACACGAAACACCGGTCTACCATCAAACCCAAGACCATTCTCACGACGAGCCTATCGACTATTACGTAAGTCTGATTCGTTATTTCGTATACGGATATCCGCCTCTCATTTAAAACTTTCCATTCATTTCATTCGTATCACACTTCGTCTATTTTAATACCAAATTAGATTATCGTATCCATTTACAGGCTTACCCGAAGTATCAGTATGAGTACAAAGTAGAAGACCCTCACACCGGAGACAATAAGTTCCAACATGAGGTGAGAGATGGCGACAGTGTCAAGGGAGTCTATTCTCTTCATGAAGCCGATGGGTCTGTGAGAACCGTCGAATACACCTCAGACAAACATCATGGGTAAGCATATAAtcttattttagtaaaataattacgaaTATGAAagttcattatattatttaaataacacaacatttcTAGTGGtgatttatttgattgatagagctaattaaataaaaacagttatttgtatgaaaatctAAACACGTAAAAAGGATTttctaaaattcaataataggATTTGTCTATACTCTATACtgttaaatgaataataaaaaatatatattatactaattataataatccgTGGCTTATTAAATACCGTATTTTTGCAATgcttatataacaattataagcaagtgtaaaaaatattttattttagcaagatcattatatcatattttttatgtcatttCAGATTTAATGCAGTTGTGAAACACTCCGCTCCAGGTCAACATGTTCACATCGAAACTCATCATCAGAActgatatttttagatataagttttttgcctattatttaattgttggtacatgtgtaatttattagttttttaatatatagcaTACATAAGAAATTTggttctattattttaattcatatcaaaaaaatacaaagaggatctttataaatatagagaaacattgtttataaaaacaacacgctacaaaaagaaaaatgtatatgatCTATCAACATAaccgatatttttttcatttctactacttatatgatatatgccgtttttttttgtttatatggatgatatacattcaatataaacacaaaagcGGCCGTgcttattacaaattaatgtttattttaactatttagtAAAGAGTTTTATATGTTCAGTATAAATCCaatcagaatatttttttaccaatattTCCTGCATTCGCTAACGAAACGAGACTATTAGATTTATGGACAAGCTTATGTTAATAAGCGTAGCGATTAGCTAAATAGTCGGTTACGCCACAAGAGAATATCCAGGAGTAGTGTATTTTCTGACCCAGGAACCTAAAATTTAACAgattattgctattttaatcgtttttgtttataaaattaatattaatataaacatttatacgaaatcaatatttttctttgacaatgcattttgaaacaaatatcATACTTGTtgattattaaagaaaaagtctgctttaatcaaaataattaacattttataacttGAACAAATATCATTTCAACTGCGAATTGCACAAATCATTAGTgaacttataaaactaatcgtcaaatatgtaaaacataCGCATAATTCGTTGCGTATGTTttcacaaattaattaaaggaaTGTGGTGAAAGGAGAAGACGCGGAAGCCGATACAGTCCAACGAGGTTAACGTACACGAGACcgtattttacaaaatgcgCTGACG contains:
- the LOC110997560 gene encoding uncharacterized protein LOC110997560; amino-acid sequence: MLIQQFHCRGLRRRFKMFKILVVSSIIAACFAEEHGYRYRPVHADYRYPQHANEPAPIREEAHAEHGHPLSSQSVVHYPAVTEESQSQEAYQYVTPEPYKQYYQANEHAQEAHKSVHAHYPGPQHQPQIKYVHVPVQQYHAQEEHETPVYHQTQDHSHDEPIDYYAYPKYQYEYKVEDPHTGDNKFQHEVRDGDSVKGVYSLHEADGSVRTVEYTSDKHHGFNAVVKHSAPGQHVHIETHHQN